One Bubalus bubalis isolate 160015118507 breed Murrah chromosome 10, NDDB_SH_1, whole genome shotgun sequence genomic window carries:
- the LOC112587493 gene encoding uncharacterized protein LOC112587493: MFRSGPLKCFPRRRRQSLWRLRLFFQHPALLPPRPPATPSQRRSRARGRRGKLPISLSARGLRGQAWVRAQTGPCHFQKKGKPGRRRASSSVDICEGSSRAATATFGVRKHQVSRAARKPRPARSSPPCSHCCHLDSFPPSLKSFKNTSGREEGRAHRVTGREKGSAWPSSEADPESPARRSTRSQLRRLPRFLPLRDEGGGRTIPRGPGAR, translated from the exons ATGTTTCGCTCGGGCCCGCTCAAGTGCTTCCCGCGACGCCGCCGCCAAAGTCTGTGGCGTCTTCGGCTCTTCTTCCAACACCCAGCCCTGCTGCCTCCGCGCccccctgccaccccctcccAGCGGAGGTCTCGAGCCCGGGGACGGCGCGGGAAGCTCCCTATTTCCCTCTCCGCTCGCGGGCTGAGAGGGCAAGCGTGGGTCCGAGCGCAAACGGGCCCTTGTCACTTCCAGAAAAAAGGGAAGCCGGGAAGGAGGAGGGCAAGCAGCTCGGTGGATATTTGCGAAGGGTCGAGCCGAGCGGCAACGGCCACTTTCGGG gtcaggaagcaccaagTCTCCCGGGCCGCCAGAAAGCCCAGACCAGCACGTTCTTCACCTCCTTGCTCCCACTGCTGCCATCTTGACAGTTTCCCCCCTTCACTCAAGTCCTTTAAAAACACTAGCGGGAGAGAAGAGGGGCGCGCACACCGAGTCACGGGGAGGGAAAAGGGAAGCGCCTGGCCCAGCTCAGAAGCAGATCCGGAGTCGCCGGCAAGGCGGTCGACCCGCTCACAGCTCCGGCGCCTACCTCGGTTCCTTCCCCTCAGGGACGAGGGGGGAGGACGCACAATCCCGCGCGGGCCTGGGGCACGGTGA